CGATCAGCGCGCGCTTGCCGGTGAAGTGCTCTTTCTTCAGATCCACGGCCCAATCCAGCGCCAGGCCGAAGGGGCTGCGCATCTGGGATTCCCTGACGGCGTGATTGGCGGCCACGTACTCCACGTTGACCAGGACATGCCCGGCCTCGATCCGCGCGCGGTTCAGCGCCTGTCCGCCGATGGGTTTCACGTAGCGCCGCTTCTCCTCGTCCATCAGGCGGTCCCAGAGGGCGAGCGCATGCTCCGGTTCGACCCAGATCTCATAGCCCAGATCGCCGGTGAAGCCGGTCCGCGTGACCGTCACCCCCGCGCCGTCGAGATCGAAACGCCCGAGCCCGAAGAAGGGCAGCGCCGCCGCCTCGCCCAGCCCGATATCCTCCAGCAGCTTGCGCGACAGCGGCCCCTGTAGCGCCAGGCCCGCGAAGTCCTGTGAGACATCCTCGACCTTGGCGTCGAAGCCCCAGGCGGAGGCTTCGAAGAAGTTCAACTGGTATTCCGCGCAGTTGACGATGAAGTCGTTCTCGGTGAAGCGGAAGATCGTGCCTTCCTCGATCACGCGCCCCTTGCCGTCGCACCAGGGGCTGTAGGCCGCCCGGCCCGGTTTCAGCTTGGCGATGTCGCGGGTCATGATCCGGTTGACCACTCGCCCTGCATCCTTCCCGGAGATGCGGTACTTGATCATCGGGGAGACGTCGTAGAGCGAGCAGCCCGTGCGGATCGCGAAGTATTCCTCGTCCTCGGAATAGAACAGAGAGGGGCTCTTGTAGCCCTGCCAGCGCTCCCACCCGTTGGCGAGGTTCAGCGCCTCCAGCCGCGGGTGGAAGGGTGTGGTCTTGAGGAAATGCTGGTCGTTCATGCCCGGCCTCCTTTCGCCGCGCCAAGGGCCTCGGTGACGGCGTTGGCCCCGGCGGCGCCCCCCAAACCGCCCCCCGGATGGGAACTGGAGCCGGAGAGATAGCAGCCCTCCACCGGCGTGCGGTACTGGGCCAGACCCGGAACGGGCCGCAGCATGTAGACCTGATCGAGACCTAGTTCCAGGTGGTGCCAGTGCCCGCCTGGCGCGCCGAGCTCCTCTCCGATCCGATCGGGGGAGAT
Above is a genomic segment from Limibacillus sp. containing:
- a CDS encoding aminomethyltransferase family protein, with translation MNDQHFLKTTPFHPRLEALNLANGWERWQGYKSPSLFYSEDEEYFAIRTGCSLYDVSPMIKYRISGKDAGRVVNRIMTRDIAKLKPGRAAYSPWCDGKGRVIEEGTIFRFTENDFIVNCAEYQLNFFEASAWGFDAKVEDVSQDFAGLALQGPLSRKLLEDIGLGEAAALPFFGLGRFDLDGAGVTVTRTGFTGDLGYEIWVEPEHALALWDRLMDEEKRRYVKPIGGQALNRARIEAGHVLVNVEYVAANHAVRESQMRSPFGLALDWAVDLKKEHFTGKRALIAEKEKGGPKRRLVGLDIQGRKPADGAYLYAGRREVGQVTSATWSPIQKRNIALATVEARYAAPGTQLNAEIYYMKEITSGKVDAKVTVVEPRFYQPAHRRA